The window GACGTACGGCGCACGGTAGCCGAGGCCTAACTCGCGGAGTTCGTCCTCGGTCGCGGCCGCGAGCCGTTCGGGCGTCGGGAACGCGTGGTAGGTCCGCCCGTCGAACTCGATCGGATCGCCGTACTCTCGGGACAGAGCCGACACCATCGAGTGGATCCGGCTCACGCGCATCTGGGCCGAGCAAATAAACGAAATCAGACAGCCGAAGGCTGGGTCGGACACCAGCCGCATCCCGCGGTGGGCCTCGTAGGCCGCCGTCAGCAGCGGATCGTCGGGCGCAGCGGCGACGATCGCCTCGAGGTCGTCGTCGAGCCGCAGCAGTCGGCGGACGGTCGCCTCGGCGTCGTCGGCCGTCGACTCCCACTCGAGGCGGCCGTCACGGGTTCGGACGCGGACCACGTCCGGCTCCGGCCCGCTCGAGGCGTCGTCGACGACGGTGTAGTACCAGGCGTCGCCGGGCCGCTCGCCGGTGTACATTTTGCCGTCTTCGCGCCGCCAGAGGTAGCTCTGTCCGCTCTCGAGCGTCAGGTAGAGATCGAGGCCGCCGGGGAGGTCCGCAAGCGGGATCGTTCCGGTTTCCATTCGTGGGGTGCTTCGAGGGCGGCGGCTTGGACCTTTCGAAGCCGATCAGAACGGGATCGAGCGCAGTACCGCCCGCTCATAGCGGGTGAAAATCGGAGACGGAGATGGGGATTCGGAGACACGCTCGCGGCTGAGACCCACCTCGGCCACGAAAATGGGGGGTCGAGGCGAACCTTGATACTGTAGGCGACACAATGTCTAGGTATGAACTGCAGGGTTGTCGTCGAAGCTGCCGTGCCGGTATTCGACGTTGAGACGGAAGACGAGGCGATTCGCATCGCCATCTCGAAGACGGGAGAGATGTTGAACCCTGATCTGAACTACGTCGAGATCAACATGGGCGAACGGACCTCCCCATCCGGGGAGGAACTGCCGCCCGCGTTCATCGCGGCCGACGAGGCACTGGTCGCACTCGAGCTCGAGATGACCGTCTTCAACGTCGAGCGCGAGGAACACGCCTCGCGTATCGCACGCAAGGAGATCGGCCAACGGCTCGAGAACATTCCACTCGAGGTCATGGAAGTCGAGGTACTGGAAGAGGAAGAAATCGAAGACGAAACGGAAACCGAAGCGGAACCGGAGTCCGAAACCGAGGACGAGGAGTCGGAATCCGGTGGGTCCGACGAGGCCGATGCCGACGCCGGTAAAGCGGACGAGGAAGACGACGAAGTCCTCCCGGAGTTCGAAGACCTGGTCGAATAACCGACCGCCTCAGGGACTCGATCATCGACTCGTCGATACGAGAGCGACGACCGCTACCCGCGACCTTCGGACCGCTTTCTCCTGCAGCGGACTCCCCGTCTCGCCGACGGATTCGTGTCGGATGCTTTCCCCGTTGATAGTTCAGTGGTGTCTCCGCCATCGAGGCCCGAGGAAATAACAACTGGTTACCGGGTGCACTATCGGACGTTTCGTTTTCAACCAGTGGTAGAGCGCGGAACAGCGGTGACAGTCTCGCCAGTTATGAATCTGTTAGGACCGCAGGATACGTCGGGATACTCAGTCGGCAGTAGCGGCGACGGCTTCCTGTTCGTCCTCGCGCATGTTGGTCGTGATTCCGCTGGCGAGGGCGAAAACAGCAGCTTTGTGGTCAGTCTTCGATTTGTGAATCGATGTCGGTCGAATACCGAGCGATTCGTACTCGTCGAGGTCGATCTCACAGTCCTCCCACTCTGCACACTGGTTGGATACTTCGGCGAGAAGACC of the Halobiforma lacisalsi AJ5 genome contains:
- a CDS encoding DNA-3-methyladenine glycosylase 2, with product METGTIPLADLPGGLDLYLTLESGQSYLWRREDGKMYTGERPGDAWYYTVVDDASSGPEPDVVRVRTRDGRLEWESTADDAEATVRRLLRLDDDLEAIVAAAPDDPLLTAAYEAHRGMRLVSDPAFGCLISFICSAQMRVSRIHSMVSALSREYGDPIEFDGRTYHAFPTPERLAAATEDELRELGLGYRAPYVVRTAEMVADGEAHPEDARDLEYEAARDYLGRFVGVGDKVADCVLLFSLGFDEAVPLDTWIRSAIEDYYPDCDRDSYAATSRAIRERFGGEYAGYAQTYVFHHLRTGE
- a CDS encoding DUF555 domain-containing protein, yielding MNCRVVVEAAVPVFDVETEDEAIRIAISKTGEMLNPDLNYVEINMGERTSPSGEELPPAFIAADEALVALELEMTVFNVEREEHASRIARKEIGQRLENIPLEVMEVEVLEEEEIEDETETEAEPESETEDEESESGGSDEADADAGKADEEDDEVLPEFEDLVE
- a CDS encoding UPF0058 family protein — translated: MKKQELIHLHGLLAEVSNQCAEWEDCEIDLDEYESLGIRPTSIHKSKTDHKAAVFALASGITTNMREDEQEAVAATAD